From a single Ailuropoda melanoleuca isolate Jingjing chromosome 12, ASM200744v2, whole genome shotgun sequence genomic region:
- the LOC100484387 gene encoding vomeronasal type-1 receptor 4 has protein sequence MGITFLSQSTVGILGNFSLLYHYLFLYLTECRVRSTDVFLKHLTVANLLVIFSKGIPQTTADLGLKYFLSDFACKLVFYVHRVGRDVAIGTTCFLSVSQVITISPGDSRWAGLRVKAAKYLGTSSFLCWVLNIILNVTLILSMTGKRNNRNMTSNRDYHYCYSIDGSLTVQLLVLASVFFRDGFCFGLMIWASSSMASIEHQHKRRVQYIHSNTLTPRPSPETAAIRSILVLVSTFISLWTLSFFFHICVVVFNNPSPWMRNASVLLNARFPTVSPYILMSHNPRMSTLRFPCKGTRKHLNLS, from the coding sequence ATGGGAATCACCTTTCTATCACAGAGTACTGTTGGAATTCTGGggaatttctctcttctttaccATTATCTCTTCCTTTACTTGACAGAATGCAGGGTTAGGTCCACAGATGTGTTTCTCAAGCACCTGACTGTGGCCAATCTCTTAGTTATTTTTTCTAAAGGAATCCCCCAAACGACGGCAGATTTGGGGTTGAAATATTTCCTTAGTGATTTTGCATGCAAACTTGTTTTCTACGTTCACAGAGTGGGCAGGGATGTGGCCATCGGAACCACCTGCTTCCTGAGTGTCTCCCAGGTGATCACGATCAGTCCCGGGGACTCCAGGTGGGCGGGGCTTAGAGTGAAAGCTGCCAAGTACCTGGGCACCTCCAGCTTCCTCTGCTGGGTCCTGAACATAATCCTAAATGTTACACTTATTCTGTCCATGACTGGCAAAAGGAACAACAGAAACATGACAAGCAACAGAGATTATCACTACTGTTACTCCATAGATGGCAGCCTCACAGTACAGTTACTGGTTTTGGCATCAGTGTTCTTCCGTGATGGTTTCTGTTTTGGGCTCATGATCTGGGCCAGCAGCTCCATGGCTTCCATCGAGCACCAGCACAAGCGGCGGGTCCAATATATTCACAGCAACACTCTGACCCCGAGACCCTCCCCTGAGACCGCAGCCATCCGAAGCATCCTTGTCCTGGTGAGCACCTTTATTTCCTTGTGGACACTGTCCTTCTTCTTCCACATTTGTGTGGTGGTGTTTAACAACCCCAGTCCGTGGATGAGGAATGCTTCTGTACTACTCAACGCACGTTTTCCTACTGTCAGCCCCTACATCCTCATGAGCCACAACCCCAGAATGTCCACCCTCCGCTTTCCTTGCAAAGGAACACGAAAGCACTTAAACTTATCCTAA